CTAGCTGACAAGGGTGTCCGCCTTGCCAACTTCCATACGACCTCACTCTGTTCGCCTACCCGAGCCTGTCTGCTTACCGGTCGCAATCATCATCGCAGTGGGATGGGCAGAGTAGCCGATCTGGCCATCGGTTTTCCTGGATATTATGGAAAACCGCCAAAAGAGAACGGCTTTCTCTCGGAGGTCCTGCGCAACGTTGGGTTCGCCACCTATGCGGTCGGCAAGTGGCACCTGACACCCGACGATGAGACGCACATGGCGGCCTCGAGGTCGTCTTGGCCTCTCGGACGTGGTTTTGATCGCTGGTATGGGTTTCATGGAGGCGAGACGAGCCAGTTCTCCCCTGCTCTCTACCATGACAATCACTCCATCCGCCCCCCACGTCCGTATGTTGAGGGGTATCATCTCACCGAGGACCTCACCGACCACGCGATTGAGTTCATCGCTGACCTACGGGCGGTCGAAGTCGATCGTCCCTTCTTCCTGTACTTCTGCCCAGGCGCCTGTCACTCACCGCATCAGCCACCGGAACGATGGGCGCATCGGTATCGTGGGGCCTTCGATGCCGGTTGGGATCGGTGGCGTGAGCAAACGTTCCATCGGCAGGTTGCCATGGGGTTGTTGCCTGAGGCGACTGTCCTCTCACCGCGACCCGACTGGGTTCGTCCCTTTGACGATCTCAACCAGGAGGAGTCTGCGTTGGCAGCGCGATTCATGGAAAAGTTTGCGAGCTTTCTCTCTGACACTGACGAGCAGATCGGACGGCTGGTGGACTTTCTTGACGATCTAGGAGAACTCGCCAATACGATCATCGTTCTTGTCTCTGATAATGGTGCGAGCGCTGAAGGAGGTCCGGAGGGATCCATCAACGATGTGCGCCTAGCTAATCTTGACCCTGCGACGACGAGCGAGATGTACGCGAGGATCGATGAGATTGGGGGACCAACCAGTCACAATAACTACCCCTGGGGTTGGACAATGGCTGGCAACACCCCGTTTCGACGATGGAAACGCGAGGTACACGAGGGCGGAGTCGCTGACCCCTGTATTGTTGCTTGGTCGGCGGGTTCGTTAGCGACCGGAGAGATCCGTCACCAGTATGCCCACGCCATCGACGTGCGGGGGACGATTCTGCAGTTGCTAGGGGTTGATGAACCCAGTCATCTCGACTATGTACCGCAGACCTCTGTCGATTCGGCCAGTTTTGCTTCGATCCTCGCTCCGCACACGGCCAGCGCCTCAGCGATCCGAACGACACAGTATTACGAGATGTTTGGTTCTCGCGCCCTCTACCACGAGGGATGGAAGGCTGTCACCTTCCATCCGATCGCCCCGCTCTATGATGACAAGAACCCCAACGACGATTTTGATGAAGACCAGTGGGAACTCTACGATGTAGCCCACGACCTCACCGAGACACGAGACCTGGCAAACGAATACCCTGAACTGCTCGAATCGATGAAGGAACGATGGTGGCGGGAGGCCGAGCAGAACCAGGTGCTCCCACTCGACAATCGCGTGCTCTGGGCTCTGGTGCACCCTAAACCCGACCAGCGTGGACCGGTGGATATGATGCGCTATTTTCAGGGAGCTTCGCAGGTCCCGGAGGCAGTGGCGATCGATCTCAAGTATCGGTCGCATCGTCTGCTTGTCGACTTCACCTTGGAACCAGGAGACCCCCCTGCGGGTGTTTTGTTGGCGCAGGGTTCGGCACTAGGAGGTTGGTCGCTCTATCTTCTCGACGGCTTTGTCCACTACAGCCTCAATCTGTATGGGAAGTCCATCACCACGGTGAAGAGCACCTCTCGGGTCACCGCTGGATCGCACTCCGTTCTCTTTGCCTTCACCAAAGACGAACGAGACGGTGGAGACGCACTGTTGCAACTCGACGATGCTGCCGGCGCGTCCTTGCATGTTGAACGAGTGCCGCCAGCGGGATGGAACGGGGTGGGTGCAGGACTCACCTGTGGCTATGAGTGGGGACCATCGGTAGGGCAGG
This DNA window, taken from Ferrimicrobium sp., encodes the following:
- a CDS encoding arylsulfatase codes for the protein LADKGVRLANFHTTSLCSPTRACLLTGRNHHRSGMGRVADLAIGFPGYYGKPPKENGFLSEVLRNVGFATYAVGKWHLTPDDETHMAASRSSWPLGRGFDRWYGFHGGETSQFSPALYHDNHSIRPPRPYVEGYHLTEDLTDHAIEFIADLRAVEVDRPFFLYFCPGACHSPHQPPERWAHRYRGAFDAGWDRWREQTFHRQVAMGLLPEATVLSPRPDWVRPFDDLNQEESALAARFMEKFASFLSDTDEQIGRLVDFLDDLGELANTIIVLVSDNGASAEGGPEGSINDVRLANLDPATTSEMYARIDEIGGPTSHNNYPWGWTMAGNTPFRRWKREVHEGGVADPCIVAWSAGSLATGEIRHQYAHAIDVRGTILQLLGVDEPSHLDYVPQTSVDSASFASILAPHTASASAIRTTQYYEMFGSRALYHEGWKAVTFHPIAPLYDDKNPNDDFDEDQWELYDVAHDLTETRDLANEYPELLESMKERWWREAEQNQVLPLDNRVLWALVHPKPDQRGPVDMMRYFQGASQVPEAVAIDLKYRSHRLLVDFTLEPGDPPAGVLLAQGSALGGWSLYLLDGFVHYSLNLYGKSITTVKSTSRVTAGSHSVLFAFTKDERDGGDALLQLDDAAGASLHVERVPPAGWNGVGAGLTCGYEWGPSVGQGYAAPFPFPGIIHRARIEALGPKVRDPLAEIEAILSQQ